The genomic interval GACCGGGCGGATCGTGCCCGGACTCGGCGAACTCGCGAACGTATGCGCTCGGCACGGGGTGGAATTGCTGGTGGACGCCTACCACGCGCTCGGCGTGACACCGTTCTCGGTACCGGCGATGGGCCTGGATTCCGCCTGGGTCGTCGGTGGCGGTTACAAATACCTGCAGTTGGGTGAGGGCAACTGTTTTCTGCGGTTGCCGCCGCACGCTCGGTCGGCGCGCCCGGTTGTCACCGGCTGGTACGCCGAATTCGCCGATCTGGCCGGTACCCACGAAGACCAACGGGTCGGCTACGCGCCGGGTGCGGCCCGCTTCGCGGGTGCCACCTACGACCCGACCAGTCACTATCGGGCTAGCCACGTCTTCCACTTCTTCGTCGAGCAAGGCCTCACACCGGAGTTCCTGCATCGAATATCCCTGCACCAGAACGAATTACTCGCCCGACTGTTCGATGAACTGGACCCGCGACCCGACCTCATCACTCGCGACCGCACGGCTGCACGATCGCACTTCGGTGGTTTCCTCGCATTGCGCACTCCCCGAGCAGCCGAGCTGCATCGCGGGCTTGCCGACCGCGGCGTATCCACCGACTTTCGCGGCGAATACCTACGTTAGGCCCCGCGCCATACCTGTCGGACCGCCAACTCGAGTCCGCGATGGCCGCGCTCGGCGCAGTTCTAAGCGAACTACCCTAGGCAGCGCAGCGGCGAAACCGCCTCACGCCCAAGCGAACTGACGGGCAAAGAGTTCAGGTACTCACCACTCGGTGGGTACTCAATCGGCCTCGCGATCGTAGTTTTGCTGAGCGATCACGACATCGACCGTGTGCCGCTGGATCCAGCCCAGGAACGGTCGCAGCGATTCGGTGAGCCCGTGGCCGAGTTCGGTGAGCTCATAGCGCACTTTCGGCGGTGTCGTGGGCTCGACGGTCCGTGCGACCAGTCCGTCCCGGACCAGCATCCGCAGCGTTTGCGACAGCATCTTCTCGCTGATGCCGCCGATCATGGCGTGCAGCTCGGAGAACCGCAGCGACCCGGCACCCAGTGCGGTCAGGATAAGGATGCCCCAGCGTCCGGTGATGTGCTCGAGCACTTCGCGGGCCGGGCACGCACCGTTGAATGCGTCACTCACCCCGTGCCAAACCTGCTGCGGGACTTGGGAACCTACCGTCATGCCAGGAGCTTACCTACGGGTATGTCCTTACCTTCGGTTAGTCGATCGGCCTACGCTGCGGCCATGACGACAGTTGTCTTCGGAGCCAGCGGAAATGTCGGCCACCATGTCGCGGTGAGCCTGAGAAACTCAGGGGCACAGGTGCGTTGGGTGAGTCGAGAACCCAGCACAGCCGGATTCCCGGCCGACGCCGACGTGGTCGCGGCCGATCTGGAACGTCCCGAAACGCTGCCCGCCGCGCTCGACGGAGCGCAGCGGGTATTCCTCTACGCCAAACCCGACGGTATCGACGGATTCGTGGCAGCTGCCGAATCGGCCGGCGTGCGGCACGTGGTGCTCCTGTCGTCCGGAGCCGTAACGCACAGCGAACCCGAGCGCAATCCGATCG from Nocardia goodfellowii carries:
- a CDS encoding aminotransferase class V-fold PLP-dependent enzyme, whose protein sequence is MTTLDDLRGSPNRLSAHYSRFRVDQRLLLTGHSHQAWPDVALRGHLEAFDDAAEAVDGKWERAFGKAEQVRAGFRRLLDDPAADLALGANTHELLVRFLSSVDLRSRPRLVTTTGEFHSVRRQLARLAEEGIDVVRLPPDPVDTLAARLADAVDERTGAVLVSSVLFETGRIVPGLGELANVCARHGVELLVDAYHALGVTPFSVPAMGLDSAWVVGGGYKYLQLGEGNCFLRLPPHARSARPVVTGWYAEFADLAGTHEDQRVGYAPGAARFAGATYDPTSHYRASHVFHFFVEQGLTPEFLHRISLHQNELLARLFDELDPRPDLITRDRTAARSHFGGFLALRTPRAAELHRGLADRGVSTDFRGEYLR
- a CDS encoding winged helix-turn-helix transcriptional regulator; amino-acid sequence: MTVGSQVPQQVWHGVSDAFNGACPAREVLEHITGRWGILILTALGAGSLRFSELHAMIGGISEKMLSQTLRMLVRDGLVARTVEPTTPPKVRYELTELGHGLTESLRPFLGWIQRHTVDVVIAQQNYDREAD